One Dunckerocampus dactyliophorus isolate RoL2022-P2 chromosome 18, RoL_Ddac_1.1, whole genome shotgun sequence genomic region harbors:
- the LOC129170852 gene encoding TOM1-like protein 2 isoform X1 produces MEFLLGNPYSTPVGQCIERATDGGLQNEDWALNMEICDIINETDEGPKDAMRALKKRLSSNKNYREVMLALTVVETCVKNCGHRFHVQVAHRDFIDGVLVKIILPKANPPTIVQDKVLSLIQAWADAFRSSPDLTGVVHIYEELKRKGIEFPMADLDALSPIHTPQRGTPEVDPAMIKYLAPAATSTAASASPKPATNSPATHVSPHGPITATPEQIARLRSELDIVRGNIKVLSEMLTEMVPGQEDHSDLELLQELHRTCRAMQQRVVELISRVSNEEVTEELLHVNDDLNNIFLRYERYERFRTGRGAQSKGMLTEATDDNLIDLGPGSPAVVTPKITSSSPPHSTAGPTASPAPHPAAASLSSALAGLDVGPASLPSRKQDDFDMFAQTRSSSLAEQRKNVKYEDPQALGGLASALDVRQQNTGGLRVKGDDNPADQELPIDSWLITQGMIPVSQSSVMDDIEEWLCADVKGDTADEGVTSEEFDKFLEERAKVADTSPPMASPAHPAPTPVGSQKKAEQTEDALFAL; encoded by the exons AGAGGGCCACCGACGGAGGCCTACAGAATGAAGACTGGGCCCTCAACATGGAAATCTGCGACATCATCAATGAGACAGACGAGGG ACCAAAAGATGCCATGCGAGCACTGAAGAAACGACTCAGTAGCAACAAGAATTACCGTGAAGTCATGCTGGCACTAACG GTTGTGGAGACATGTGTGAAGAACTGCGGCCACAGGTTTCACGTTCAGGTGGCCCACAGAGATTTTATCGATGGCGTTTTGGTCAAAATCATCTTGCCCAAGGCGAATCCTCCAACAATCGTGCAGGACAAAGTGCTGTCGCTCATACAG GCCTGGGCTGATGCATTCAGGAGTAGTCCTGATCTTACCGGGGTGGTCCACATCTATGAAGAACTGAAAAGGAAAGGCATCGAGTTCCCCATGGCAGATCTGGATGCATTATCTCCCATCCACACGCCACAGCGG GGCACCCCAGAGGTGGACCCGGCCATGATCAAGTACCTCGCCCCTGCAGCCACTAGCACCGCTGCTTCTGCGTCTCCTAAACCTGCCACAAACTCTCCTGCCACTCACGTCTCGCCACACGGTCCCATCACCGCAACCCCTGAGCAG ATCGCCAGGTTACGTAGCGAGTTGGACATAGTGAGAGGAAACATTAAAGTTTTGTCAGAGATGCTCACAGAGATGGTGCCGGGCCAGGAGGATCACTCCGATCTAGAACTGCTACAG GAGCTTCACCGGACATGCAGAGCTATGCAGCAGCGAGTCGTCGAACTGATCTCCCGCGTGTCTAACGAGGAAGTGACAGAGGAGCTGCTGCACGTCAACGACGACCTCAACAACATTTTCCTCCGCTACGAGAG GTATGAGAGGTTCAGGACGGGAAGAGGTGCTCAGAGCAAAGGG ATGTTGACAGAGGCCACAGATGACAACCTGATAGACCTGGGTCCAGGCTCCCCTGCTGTGGTCACACCCAAAATCACATCCAGCTCGCCCCCTCACAGCACTGCAGGGCCCACTGCCTCTCCAGCCCCTCACCCTGCCGCAGCCTCACTCTCCTCTGCATTGGCTGGCCTTG ATGTGGGCCCTGCCAGTCTCCCAAGCCGCAAACAAGATGACTTTGACATGTTTGCCCAGACCAGGAGCAGCTCTCTGGCTGAGCAGCGGAAGAA TGTCAAGTATGAGGACCCTCAGGCTCTGGGCGGTCTGGCCTCGGCTCTGGATGTCAGACAGCAGAACACAGGAGGG CTGAGGGTAAAAGGGGATGATAACCCAGCAGATCAGGAGCTGCCCATAGACAGCTGGCTTATTACCCAAGGAATG ATCCCTGTATCGCAGTCCTCTGTCATGGATGACATAGAGGAGTGGCTCTGTGCTGACGTG AAAGGTGATACTGCAGATGAAGGCGTAACCAGTGAAG AGTTTGACAAGTTCCTGGAGGAGCGAGCGAAGGTGGCAGACACATCACCTCCCATGGCTAGCCCGGCTCATCCTGCCCCCACCCCTGTTGGATCTCAGAAGAAGGCCGAACAAACGGAAGATGCCCTCTTTGCCTTGTAG
- the LOC129170852 gene encoding TOM1-like protein 2 isoform X2, with protein sequence MEFLLGNPYSTPVGQCIERATDGGLQNEDWALNMEICDIINETDEGPKDAMRALKKRLSSNKNYREVMLALTVVETCVKNCGHRFHVQVAHRDFIDGVLVKIILPKANPPTIVQDKVLSLIQAWADAFRSSPDLTGVVHIYEELKRKGIEFPMADLDALSPIHTPQRGTPEVDPAMIKYLAPAATSTAASASPKPATNSPATHVSPHGPITATPEQIARLRSELDIVRGNIKVLSEMLTEMVPGQEDHSDLELLQELHRTCRAMQQRVVELISRVSNEEVTEELLHVNDDLNNIFLRYERYERFRTGRGAQSKGMLTEATDDNLIDLGPGSPAVVTPKITSSSPPHSTAGPTASPAPHPAAASLSSALAGLDVGPASLPSRKQDDFDMFAQTRSSSLAEQRKNVKYEDPQALGGLASALDVRQQNTGGLRVKGDDNPADQELPIDSWLITQGMKGDTADEGVTSEEFDKFLEERAKVADTSPPMASPAHPAPTPVGSQKKAEQTEDALFAL encoded by the exons AGAGGGCCACCGACGGAGGCCTACAGAATGAAGACTGGGCCCTCAACATGGAAATCTGCGACATCATCAATGAGACAGACGAGGG ACCAAAAGATGCCATGCGAGCACTGAAGAAACGACTCAGTAGCAACAAGAATTACCGTGAAGTCATGCTGGCACTAACG GTTGTGGAGACATGTGTGAAGAACTGCGGCCACAGGTTTCACGTTCAGGTGGCCCACAGAGATTTTATCGATGGCGTTTTGGTCAAAATCATCTTGCCCAAGGCGAATCCTCCAACAATCGTGCAGGACAAAGTGCTGTCGCTCATACAG GCCTGGGCTGATGCATTCAGGAGTAGTCCTGATCTTACCGGGGTGGTCCACATCTATGAAGAACTGAAAAGGAAAGGCATCGAGTTCCCCATGGCAGATCTGGATGCATTATCTCCCATCCACACGCCACAGCGG GGCACCCCAGAGGTGGACCCGGCCATGATCAAGTACCTCGCCCCTGCAGCCACTAGCACCGCTGCTTCTGCGTCTCCTAAACCTGCCACAAACTCTCCTGCCACTCACGTCTCGCCACACGGTCCCATCACCGCAACCCCTGAGCAG ATCGCCAGGTTACGTAGCGAGTTGGACATAGTGAGAGGAAACATTAAAGTTTTGTCAGAGATGCTCACAGAGATGGTGCCGGGCCAGGAGGATCACTCCGATCTAGAACTGCTACAG GAGCTTCACCGGACATGCAGAGCTATGCAGCAGCGAGTCGTCGAACTGATCTCCCGCGTGTCTAACGAGGAAGTGACAGAGGAGCTGCTGCACGTCAACGACGACCTCAACAACATTTTCCTCCGCTACGAGAG GTATGAGAGGTTCAGGACGGGAAGAGGTGCTCAGAGCAAAGGG ATGTTGACAGAGGCCACAGATGACAACCTGATAGACCTGGGTCCAGGCTCCCCTGCTGTGGTCACACCCAAAATCACATCCAGCTCGCCCCCTCACAGCACTGCAGGGCCCACTGCCTCTCCAGCCCCTCACCCTGCCGCAGCCTCACTCTCCTCTGCATTGGCTGGCCTTG ATGTGGGCCCTGCCAGTCTCCCAAGCCGCAAACAAGATGACTTTGACATGTTTGCCCAGACCAGGAGCAGCTCTCTGGCTGAGCAGCGGAAGAA TGTCAAGTATGAGGACCCTCAGGCTCTGGGCGGTCTGGCCTCGGCTCTGGATGTCAGACAGCAGAACACAGGAGGG CTGAGGGTAAAAGGGGATGATAACCCAGCAGATCAGGAGCTGCCCATAGACAGCTGGCTTATTACCCAAGGAATG AAAGGTGATACTGCAGATGAAGGCGTAACCAGTGAAG AGTTTGACAAGTTCCTGGAGGAGCGAGCGAAGGTGGCAGACACATCACCTCCCATGGCTAGCCCGGCTCATCCTGCCCCCACCCCTGTTGGATCTCAGAAGAAGGCCGAACAAACGGAAGATGCCCTCTTTGCCTTGTAG
- the LOC129170852 gene encoding TOM1-like protein 2 isoform X3, with product MEFLLGNPYSTPVGQCIERATDGGLQNEDWALNMEICDIINETDEGPKDAMRALKKRLSSNKNYREVMLALTVVETCVKNCGHRFHVQVAHRDFIDGVLVKIILPKANPPTIVQDKVLSLIQAWADAFRSSPDLTGVVHIYEELKRKGIEFPMADLDALSPIHTPQRGTPEVDPAMIKYLAPAATSTAASASPKPATNSPATHVSPHGPITATPEQIARLRSELDIVRGNIKVLSEMLTEMVPGQEDHSDLELLQELHRTCRAMQQRVVELISRVSNEEVTEELLHVNDDLNNIFLRYERYERFRTGRGAQSKGMLTEATDDNLIDLGPGSPAVVTPKITSSSPPHSTAGPTASPAPHPAAASLSSALAGLDVGPASLPSRKQDDFDMFAQTRSSSLAEQRKNVKYEDPQALGGLASALDVRQQNTGGIPVSQSSVMDDIEEWLCADVKGDTADEGVTSEEFDKFLEERAKVADTSPPMASPAHPAPTPVGSQKKAEQTEDALFAL from the exons AGAGGGCCACCGACGGAGGCCTACAGAATGAAGACTGGGCCCTCAACATGGAAATCTGCGACATCATCAATGAGACAGACGAGGG ACCAAAAGATGCCATGCGAGCACTGAAGAAACGACTCAGTAGCAACAAGAATTACCGTGAAGTCATGCTGGCACTAACG GTTGTGGAGACATGTGTGAAGAACTGCGGCCACAGGTTTCACGTTCAGGTGGCCCACAGAGATTTTATCGATGGCGTTTTGGTCAAAATCATCTTGCCCAAGGCGAATCCTCCAACAATCGTGCAGGACAAAGTGCTGTCGCTCATACAG GCCTGGGCTGATGCATTCAGGAGTAGTCCTGATCTTACCGGGGTGGTCCACATCTATGAAGAACTGAAAAGGAAAGGCATCGAGTTCCCCATGGCAGATCTGGATGCATTATCTCCCATCCACACGCCACAGCGG GGCACCCCAGAGGTGGACCCGGCCATGATCAAGTACCTCGCCCCTGCAGCCACTAGCACCGCTGCTTCTGCGTCTCCTAAACCTGCCACAAACTCTCCTGCCACTCACGTCTCGCCACACGGTCCCATCACCGCAACCCCTGAGCAG ATCGCCAGGTTACGTAGCGAGTTGGACATAGTGAGAGGAAACATTAAAGTTTTGTCAGAGATGCTCACAGAGATGGTGCCGGGCCAGGAGGATCACTCCGATCTAGAACTGCTACAG GAGCTTCACCGGACATGCAGAGCTATGCAGCAGCGAGTCGTCGAACTGATCTCCCGCGTGTCTAACGAGGAAGTGACAGAGGAGCTGCTGCACGTCAACGACGACCTCAACAACATTTTCCTCCGCTACGAGAG GTATGAGAGGTTCAGGACGGGAAGAGGTGCTCAGAGCAAAGGG ATGTTGACAGAGGCCACAGATGACAACCTGATAGACCTGGGTCCAGGCTCCCCTGCTGTGGTCACACCCAAAATCACATCCAGCTCGCCCCCTCACAGCACTGCAGGGCCCACTGCCTCTCCAGCCCCTCACCCTGCCGCAGCCTCACTCTCCTCTGCATTGGCTGGCCTTG ATGTGGGCCCTGCCAGTCTCCCAAGCCGCAAACAAGATGACTTTGACATGTTTGCCCAGACCAGGAGCAGCTCTCTGGCTGAGCAGCGGAAGAA TGTCAAGTATGAGGACCCTCAGGCTCTGGGCGGTCTGGCCTCGGCTCTGGATGTCAGACAGCAGAACACAGGAGGG ATCCCTGTATCGCAGTCCTCTGTCATGGATGACATAGAGGAGTGGCTCTGTGCTGACGTG AAAGGTGATACTGCAGATGAAGGCGTAACCAGTGAAG AGTTTGACAAGTTCCTGGAGGAGCGAGCGAAGGTGGCAGACACATCACCTCCCATGGCTAGCCCGGCTCATCCTGCCCCCACCCCTGTTGGATCTCAGAAGAAGGCCGAACAAACGGAAGATGCCCTCTTTGCCTTGTAG
- the LOC129170852 gene encoding TOM1-like protein 2 isoform X5 — MEFLLGNPYSTPVGQCIERATDGGLQNEDWALNMEICDIINETDEGPKDAMRALKKRLSSNKNYREVMLALTVVETCVKNCGHRFHVQVAHRDFIDGVLVKIILPKANPPTIVQDKVLSLIQAWADAFRSSPDLTGVVHIYEELKRKGIEFPMADLDALSPIHTPQRGTPEVDPAMIKYLAPAATSTAASASPKPATNSPATHVSPHGPITATPEQIARLRSELDIVRGNIKVLSEMLTEMVPGQEDHSDLELLQELHRTCRAMQQRVVELISRVSNEEVTEELLHVNDDLNNIFLRYERYERFRTGRGAQSKGMLTEATDDNLIDLGPGSPAVVTPKITSSSPPHSTAGPTASPAPHPAAASLSSALAGLDVGPASLPSRKQDDFDMFAQTRSSSLAEQRKNVKYEDPQALGGLASALDVRQQNTGGKGDTADEGVTSEEFDKFLEERAKVADTSPPMASPAHPAPTPVGSQKKAEQTEDALFAL, encoded by the exons AGAGGGCCACCGACGGAGGCCTACAGAATGAAGACTGGGCCCTCAACATGGAAATCTGCGACATCATCAATGAGACAGACGAGGG ACCAAAAGATGCCATGCGAGCACTGAAGAAACGACTCAGTAGCAACAAGAATTACCGTGAAGTCATGCTGGCACTAACG GTTGTGGAGACATGTGTGAAGAACTGCGGCCACAGGTTTCACGTTCAGGTGGCCCACAGAGATTTTATCGATGGCGTTTTGGTCAAAATCATCTTGCCCAAGGCGAATCCTCCAACAATCGTGCAGGACAAAGTGCTGTCGCTCATACAG GCCTGGGCTGATGCATTCAGGAGTAGTCCTGATCTTACCGGGGTGGTCCACATCTATGAAGAACTGAAAAGGAAAGGCATCGAGTTCCCCATGGCAGATCTGGATGCATTATCTCCCATCCACACGCCACAGCGG GGCACCCCAGAGGTGGACCCGGCCATGATCAAGTACCTCGCCCCTGCAGCCACTAGCACCGCTGCTTCTGCGTCTCCTAAACCTGCCACAAACTCTCCTGCCACTCACGTCTCGCCACACGGTCCCATCACCGCAACCCCTGAGCAG ATCGCCAGGTTACGTAGCGAGTTGGACATAGTGAGAGGAAACATTAAAGTTTTGTCAGAGATGCTCACAGAGATGGTGCCGGGCCAGGAGGATCACTCCGATCTAGAACTGCTACAG GAGCTTCACCGGACATGCAGAGCTATGCAGCAGCGAGTCGTCGAACTGATCTCCCGCGTGTCTAACGAGGAAGTGACAGAGGAGCTGCTGCACGTCAACGACGACCTCAACAACATTTTCCTCCGCTACGAGAG GTATGAGAGGTTCAGGACGGGAAGAGGTGCTCAGAGCAAAGGG ATGTTGACAGAGGCCACAGATGACAACCTGATAGACCTGGGTCCAGGCTCCCCTGCTGTGGTCACACCCAAAATCACATCCAGCTCGCCCCCTCACAGCACTGCAGGGCCCACTGCCTCTCCAGCCCCTCACCCTGCCGCAGCCTCACTCTCCTCTGCATTGGCTGGCCTTG ATGTGGGCCCTGCCAGTCTCCCAAGCCGCAAACAAGATGACTTTGACATGTTTGCCCAGACCAGGAGCAGCTCTCTGGCTGAGCAGCGGAAGAA TGTCAAGTATGAGGACCCTCAGGCTCTGGGCGGTCTGGCCTCGGCTCTGGATGTCAGACAGCAGAACACAGGAGGG AAAGGTGATACTGCAGATGAAGGCGTAACCAGTGAAG AGTTTGACAAGTTCCTGGAGGAGCGAGCGAAGGTGGCAGACACATCACCTCCCATGGCTAGCCCGGCTCATCCTGCCCCCACCCCTGTTGGATCTCAGAAGAAGGCCGAACAAACGGAAGATGCCCTCTTTGCCTTGTAG
- the LOC129170852 gene encoding TOM1-like protein 2 isoform X4, whose product MEICDIINETDEGPKDAMRALKKRLSSNKNYREVMLALTVVETCVKNCGHRFHVQVAHRDFIDGVLVKIILPKANPPTIVQDKVLSLIQAWADAFRSSPDLTGVVHIYEELKRKGIEFPMADLDALSPIHTPQRGTPEVDPAMIKYLAPAATSTAASASPKPATNSPATHVSPHGPITATPEQIARLRSELDIVRGNIKVLSEMLTEMVPGQEDHSDLELLQELHRTCRAMQQRVVELISRVSNEEVTEELLHVNDDLNNIFLRYERYERFRTGRGAQSKGMLTEATDDNLIDLGPGSPAVVTPKITSSSPPHSTAGPTASPAPHPAAASLSSALAGLDVGPASLPSRKQDDFDMFAQTRSSSLAEQRKNVKYEDPQALGGLASALDVRQQNTGGLRVKGDDNPADQELPIDSWLITQGMIPVSQSSVMDDIEEWLCADVKGDTADEGVTSEEFDKFLEERAKVADTSPPMASPAHPAPTPVGSQKKAEQTEDALFAL is encoded by the exons ATGGAAATCTGCGACATCATCAATGAGACAGACGAGGG ACCAAAAGATGCCATGCGAGCACTGAAGAAACGACTCAGTAGCAACAAGAATTACCGTGAAGTCATGCTGGCACTAACG GTTGTGGAGACATGTGTGAAGAACTGCGGCCACAGGTTTCACGTTCAGGTGGCCCACAGAGATTTTATCGATGGCGTTTTGGTCAAAATCATCTTGCCCAAGGCGAATCCTCCAACAATCGTGCAGGACAAAGTGCTGTCGCTCATACAG GCCTGGGCTGATGCATTCAGGAGTAGTCCTGATCTTACCGGGGTGGTCCACATCTATGAAGAACTGAAAAGGAAAGGCATCGAGTTCCCCATGGCAGATCTGGATGCATTATCTCCCATCCACACGCCACAGCGG GGCACCCCAGAGGTGGACCCGGCCATGATCAAGTACCTCGCCCCTGCAGCCACTAGCACCGCTGCTTCTGCGTCTCCTAAACCTGCCACAAACTCTCCTGCCACTCACGTCTCGCCACACGGTCCCATCACCGCAACCCCTGAGCAG ATCGCCAGGTTACGTAGCGAGTTGGACATAGTGAGAGGAAACATTAAAGTTTTGTCAGAGATGCTCACAGAGATGGTGCCGGGCCAGGAGGATCACTCCGATCTAGAACTGCTACAG GAGCTTCACCGGACATGCAGAGCTATGCAGCAGCGAGTCGTCGAACTGATCTCCCGCGTGTCTAACGAGGAAGTGACAGAGGAGCTGCTGCACGTCAACGACGACCTCAACAACATTTTCCTCCGCTACGAGAG GTATGAGAGGTTCAGGACGGGAAGAGGTGCTCAGAGCAAAGGG ATGTTGACAGAGGCCACAGATGACAACCTGATAGACCTGGGTCCAGGCTCCCCTGCTGTGGTCACACCCAAAATCACATCCAGCTCGCCCCCTCACAGCACTGCAGGGCCCACTGCCTCTCCAGCCCCTCACCCTGCCGCAGCCTCACTCTCCTCTGCATTGGCTGGCCTTG ATGTGGGCCCTGCCAGTCTCCCAAGCCGCAAACAAGATGACTTTGACATGTTTGCCCAGACCAGGAGCAGCTCTCTGGCTGAGCAGCGGAAGAA TGTCAAGTATGAGGACCCTCAGGCTCTGGGCGGTCTGGCCTCGGCTCTGGATGTCAGACAGCAGAACACAGGAGGG CTGAGGGTAAAAGGGGATGATAACCCAGCAGATCAGGAGCTGCCCATAGACAGCTGGCTTATTACCCAAGGAATG ATCCCTGTATCGCAGTCCTCTGTCATGGATGACATAGAGGAGTGGCTCTGTGCTGACGTG AAAGGTGATACTGCAGATGAAGGCGTAACCAGTGAAG AGTTTGACAAGTTCCTGGAGGAGCGAGCGAAGGTGGCAGACACATCACCTCCCATGGCTAGCCCGGCTCATCCTGCCCCCACCCCTGTTGGATCTCAGAAGAAGGCCGAACAAACGGAAGATGCCCTCTTTGCCTTGTAG